CGCCCCGAGCGCTATCCGTATCCCGATTTCCTGCGTCCGCTGCGTTACCGAGCAGGAGGTGACCGCATACAGGCCTACGGCGGCCAGCAGCAGGCCGACCACGGCGAACACCCCGAGCAGCGTGCCGAGCGATCGTTGCGTCCCACCGGAGCGGGCCATCGCCTCCTCGAGCGGCAGTGGATCGAAGAGGGGGAGGTCGGGATTGAGCCGGCGGATCTCTTCCCGAATCGCGCCAGTCACGCCCGCACCGGCGGCGCCGCGGACGATCAGCCTGGCGAAGAACCCGCTGTCGCCGCGGAAGGGGTAGTAGACGACCGGATCCGGGGGGCCCGTCCTCGACATCTGACGGACGGTCGGAGACACACCGACGACGGTCACCCAAGGCAGCGCCTGTGCGATGACGTTCGGGTTCGTCAACCGGATCCGCCGGCCGATTGCATCGCCGTCGGGGAAGAACATCGACGCGAACCGCTCGTTCACGATGGCGTTCTCGTGTCCCGCGGTCCCGTCGAGCCGCGTGAAGGCACGCCCGCGGAGGATCCGCAGGCCGAGGGTTCTGAAGTAGTCCGCTCCGACGGTGACGTATGTCACGCCGGGGGCCGCCGCGTCGACATCGGCCGGCCGGCCGTCGATGGCGAGTGACCGGGGGTACCCCCAACCGAACGGATCGACACTGGCCAACGTGAAGGCTTCCACCTCGCGCATGGCGGCCAGCCGCTCCTCGACCGCTGCGTAGAAGAGGCGGCGCTCCTCGGTGGTGGGATACCTGGCGGACGACAACCTGATCCCCATGGTGGTGAGCCCGGCGGCGTCGACGACGCTGGTTTCGGCTTGCAGCGCGAGGAAGCTCCGCCCCATCAGGCCGGCCCCGCTGAGCAGGATCAGCGTCAGCGCGACTTCAGCGGTCAACAGGATGGTCGTCCATCGGCGAGTGCCGACGCCGCCCCCGCCGCTACCGGCTCGGCCGCCGTCCTTCAGCCGGTCGTTCACGTTCGTCTTCGACACCTGCAGGGCCGGCACGAGACCGCACGCGACACCCGTCGCCAGGCAGGTGGCGACGACGAGCCCCAGCACGCGCCCGTCCATCGAGTAGTCGATCCAGTACGGCGCGGTGCCCAGGTGCATCGTGACCAGCCGTACGGCAAGACCGGACAACGCGACGCCGGCGAGGCCCGCGAGCCCCGTCAGCAGGAGGGTCTCTACCAGCAACTGCCGAACGAGTCGCCCGCGGGTGGCCCCGAGCGACACGCGGAGGCTCATCTCGCGCGCCCGGCGCGCCGAGCGCGACAGCAATAGATTCGCCACGTTCGCGCACGCAATCAGGAGCACGAAGACCACGCCGCCCAGCAGCGCCGACAGGAGCCGCTTCACCCAGTCGTCGACGAACGCCTCCGTGAACGGAACGACGGTCGGCCGAATCCCGGCGTTGGTCTCGCCGTGTTCCTCGGCAAGCCGGGCGGCCACGACGTCGAGGTCCGCCTGCGCCTGCGCGAGGGACACGCCGTCGGCCAGCCGGCCGAACGCCTGGTGGGTGCGCGCGTCGCGCCGCTGTGCCGACCCGCCGAACTGCGGACCGAGCGGCGTCCAGATCGCAATCGAATGGGGAAACTCGAACCCCTCGGGCATCACGCCAATCAGAACGGACGGCCGGTCGTTCAGCCGAATCGTGCGGCCGATCACCTCGGGGTCGCCGCCATAGCGGCTCATCCACAGACGATGCGACAGGATCGCCGTGCCGGCGGCGCCGTCGACATCGTCCTC
This is a stretch of genomic DNA from Acidobacteriota bacterium. It encodes these proteins:
- a CDS encoding ABC transporter permease, giving the protein MGRKSDERFRMTRLLRRLRYLLQRDRHERELDDELQFHLEMKQRELEARGLDRAAATTAARRALGNLPLTRDHVRDVWIAPWLQSVLQDVRLAGRLLVKQRGFTLGVVLVLGIGMALTSAMYTVANSILFTGLPGDDDGRIVSLGTRDELGRPAGVSLADFEDWCGASETFDGIAAMFPIGLNVSDDETAADFVFGTYISHDAFRLLRTFPALGRDFLPEDDVDGAAGTAILSHRLWMSRYGGDPEVIGRTIRLNDRPSVLIGVMPEGFEFPHSIAIWTPLGPQFGGSAQRRDARTHQAFGRLADGVSLAQAQADLDVVAARLAEEHGETNAGIRPTVVPFTEAFVDDWVKRLLSALLGGVVFVLLIACANVANLLLSRSARRAREMSLRVSLGATRGRLVRQLLVETLLLTGLAGLAGVALSGLAVRLVTMHLGTAPYWIDYSMDGRVLGLVVATCLATGVACGLVPALQVSKTNVNDRLKDGGRAGSGGGGVGTRRWTTILLTAEVALTLILLSGAGLMGRSFLALQAETSVVDAAGLTTMGIRLSSARYPTTEERRLFYAAVEERLAAMREVEAFTLASVDPFGWGYPRSLAIDGRPADVDAAAPGVTYVTVGADYFRTLGLRILRGRAFTRLDGTAGHENAIVNERFASMFFPDGDAIGRRIRLTNPNVIAQALPWVTVVGVSPTVRQMSRTGPPDPVVYYPFRGDSGFFARLIVRGAAGAGVTGAIREEIRRLNPDLPLFDPLPLEEAMARSGGTQRSLGTLLGVFAVVGLLLAAVGLYAVTSCSVTQRTQEIGIRIALGATARQVVNGFIRRNAVPLALGLLAGLGGAGVLGRALQAFLIGIEAFDGVTLLFVVALLAGVALVASLVPARRAARVDPLAALRCE